The Paenibacillus sp. FSL R7-0204 genome includes a region encoding these proteins:
- a CDS encoding peptidylprolyl isomerase: MSLNKKSWKVLVVSLTAALSFSMLAACSNKSDDTAVATYKGGTITQKEFNLDTRVMKFLSPEQAQYLEIDMFKESILKQEVAFEYLADKATDEAKKAAEKEVDTQIGSIKTALGDKYKSTLKEQDLSESDLRSYMQRVLTVYQDMLLKLTDEQVKTHYEATKVDYSVATLRHVLVGMTDSAGKERTDADALKRAQEVKAKLDGGADFAAVAKEYSDDTQTKETGGEYKDKALGEYVAEFKAAAHSLPLNTISEPVKTTFGYHIIKVEARKDAAFDTLTADQLKAVKNAAASASLETFLEKDLDSLEIKINLPKSSAAAGSAGATATPAPAAGSDTPAATDAPAATEAAK; the protein is encoded by the coding sequence ATGTCGTTAAATAAAAAATCCTGGAAGGTACTGGTGGTCTCGCTGACCGCAGCCCTGTCCTTCTCCATGCTTGCTGCCTGCAGCAATAAAAGTGATGATACTGCGGTGGCAACGTATAAGGGCGGCACCATTACCCAGAAGGAATTCAATCTGGATACCCGCGTAATGAAATTCCTGTCCCCAGAGCAGGCGCAGTATCTGGAGATTGATATGTTCAAGGAGTCCATCCTGAAGCAGGAGGTCGCGTTTGAATATTTGGCGGACAAGGCCACGGATGAAGCGAAGAAGGCTGCGGAGAAAGAAGTTGATACACAGATCGGCTCTATCAAGACTGCGCTGGGCGACAAATACAAAAGCACGCTGAAGGAACAGGATCTAAGCGAGTCGGACCTGCGTTCCTATATGCAGCGCGTACTTACCGTATATCAGGACATGCTGCTGAAATTAACAGACGAGCAGGTCAAGACCCATTATGAAGCCACCAAGGTTGATTATAGTGTGGCTACTTTGCGCCATGTTCTGGTTGGCATGACGGATAGCGCCGGCAAGGAGCGGACGGATGCCGATGCGCTGAAGCGCGCCCAGGAAGTGAAGGCGAAGCTGGATGGCGGTGCGGACTTTGCAGCCGTCGCCAAGGAATACTCGGATGATACCCAAACGAAGGAAACCGGCGGTGAATATAAGGACAAGGCTCTGGGGGAATATGTAGCAGAGTTCAAGGCTGCGGCCCACAGTCTTCCGCTGAATACGATCAGTGAGCCGGTCAAGACCACCTTCGGATATCACATTATCAAGGTGGAAGCCCGCAAGGACGCTGCCTTCGATACGCTGACTGCCGACCAGCTCAAAGCCGTGAAGAACGCTGCGGCTTCTGCCAGCCTGGAGACCTTCCTGGAGAAGGACCTGGATAGTCTGGAGATTAAAATCAACCTGCCGAAGAGCTCTGCTGCTGCAGGCAGCGCGGGAGCCACAGCTACGCCGGCTCCGGCTGCGGGTAGTGACACGCCAGCCGCTACAGATGCACCGGCTGCTACGGAAGCTGCTAAATAA
- the spoVT gene encoding stage V sporulation protein T has product MKATGIVRRIDDLGRVVIPKEIRRTLRIREGDPLEIFVDRDGEVILKKYSPIGELGDFAKEYAESLYEGTGHITMITDRDTFIALAGGSKKDYLEKQVGVLLEKVMESRKTMLETNAGSYDISKDHTELLSTYVAAPIISGGDPIGCVVLLNKDDSVKMAQMEVKMAETAAAFLGKQMEQ; this is encoded by the coding sequence ATGAAAGCTACTGGTATTGTAAGACGTATTGATGACCTCGGACGAGTTGTTATCCCCAAAGAGATCAGACGCACCTTGCGGATTCGTGAGGGAGATCCTCTGGAAATTTTTGTTGACCGCGATGGTGAGGTTATACTGAAGAAATATTCGCCGATTGGTGAATTGGGCGATTTCGCCAAGGAATATGCAGAGTCGCTGTATGAAGGAACAGGGCATATTACCATGATTACGGACCGGGACACGTTCATCGCGCTCGCCGGCGGCTCCAAGAAGGATTATCTGGAGAAGCAAGTGGGCGTGCTGCTGGAAAAGGTAATGGAAAGCCGTAAAACGATGCTTGAGACCAATGCAGGCAGCTATGACATCAGCAAGGACCACACGGAGCTGTTATCCACGTATGTGGCAGCGCCTATTATCTCCGGAGGAGACCCCATCGGCTGCGTAGTGCTGCTGAATAAGGACGATTCGGTCAAGATGGCCCAAATGGAAGTGAAAATGGCAGAGACAGCCGCAGCCTTCCTGGGCAAGCAAATGGAGCAGTAA
- a CDS encoding FtsB family cell division protein, with translation MNRFSAEEKNTNQSASAAGAKRRKFIWILVMAVFFGWAGFTFFAQSAVIADKSEQLARKKENSESVTATLNQLKYEVSRLNDDEYIGQLARKWYNMYPAGESPIRTEQSGQ, from the coding sequence ATGAACAGATTCTCTGCGGAAGAGAAGAATACGAACCAGAGTGCTTCGGCCGCAGGCGCGAAGAGAAGAAAGTTTATATGGATTCTTGTGATGGCTGTTTTCTTCGGCTGGGCCGGATTCACTTTCTTTGCCCAGAGCGCAGTAATCGCCGACAAGAGCGAACAGCTCGCCCGTAAGAAAGAGAACAGTGAGAGTGTAACAGCCACGCTGAATCAATTGAAATATGAGGTCTCGCGGCTGAATGACGATGAGTATATCGGACAATTAGCGCGTAAATGGTACAATATGTATCCTGCAGGGGAATCACCTATCCGTACCGAGCAATCCGGGCAATAA
- a CDS encoding HU family DNA-binding protein, with product MNKTDLVNNISEKSGLAKKDVETVLNGMLGEITEALASGDKVQLIGFGTFETRKRSGRTGRNPQSGTPIEIPESTVPAFKAGNKLKEAVN from the coding sequence ATGAACAAAACAGATCTGGTAAACAACATTTCCGAGAAAAGCGGATTGGCCAAAAAAGACGTAGAAACCGTACTTAACGGAATGCTGGGTGAAATTACGGAAGCTCTCGCAAGCGGAGATAAAGTACAGCTGATCGGCTTCGGTACTTTTGAAACGCGCAAACGTTCCGGCCGCACCGGACGTAACCCGCAATCGGGCACACCTATCGAAATTCCTGAATCCACAGTGCCGGCCTTCAAGGCAGGCAACAAACTCAAAGAAGCCGTTAACTAA
- the mazG gene encoding nucleoside triphosphate pyrophosphohydrolase, translating into MSATLTIVGLGSGNPDRLTLGIIKKLKTASAVYVRTAEHPVMAALAEMEIAWESFDGLYESLSSFPEVYEAITATLIEKAASAPQGTEIVYAVPGHPMVAESAVSLLRGRCPEAGIELNILGGESFLDEAFVRLGFDPIEGFQLLDASGIRSSQLHPELHTLIGQVYDSFTASETKLCLMELYPPEYEVIAAHALGVEGEEQILRVPLYELDRLDGYGNLSLVYVPASHADEARNRTFARLHEIVDILRSPEGCPWDREQTHESLRKNLIEETYEVLETIDEDDPDHMKEELGDLLLQIMLHSQMEEELGTFSVYDVIEGLNEKLLFRHPHVFGDQAAGDAEEALQNWEGMKAEEKRRKGVKPEALSALSGVPRDLPALMKAYKLQKKASKVGFDWDNTSDVLAKIREEIDELQEAIETGQSAEEQMLELGDLLFAATNAARFIGADPEEALTRTNRKFVARFEYIEQRLRDQGVRLEDSSLEEMEALWQEAKAEERKQ; encoded by the coding sequence ATGAGCGCAACATTAACGATCGTCGGCCTGGGCTCCGGGAACCCGGACCGGCTGACATTGGGCATTATCAAGAAGCTGAAGACGGCCTCGGCCGTGTACGTGCGAACCGCAGAGCATCCTGTCATGGCTGCATTGGCGGAGATGGAGATCGCCTGGGAGTCCTTCGACGGGCTGTATGAGTCGCTGTCGTCCTTCCCCGAGGTCTATGAAGCCATTACGGCAACGCTGATCGAGAAGGCTGCGTCCGCTCCGCAGGGCACGGAGATCGTCTATGCCGTGCCGGGGCATCCCATGGTGGCCGAATCCGCCGTCTCCCTGCTGCGCGGGCGCTGCCCGGAGGCGGGCATTGAGCTGAATATCCTCGGCGGCGAAAGCTTCCTGGATGAAGCGTTCGTCCGTCTGGGCTTTGATCCGATTGAAGGCTTCCAGCTGTTGGATGCCTCCGGTATCCGCAGCTCCCAGCTTCACCCGGAGCTGCATACTCTGATCGGGCAGGTCTATGACAGCTTCACCGCGTCTGAGACCAAGCTCTGCCTGATGGAGCTGTACCCGCCCGAGTATGAGGTGATTGCCGCACATGCGCTTGGTGTGGAGGGCGAGGAGCAGATTCTCCGGGTGCCGCTGTACGAGCTGGACCGGCTGGACGGCTATGGTAACCTGTCGCTGGTATATGTTCCGGCGAGCCATGCGGATGAAGCGCGTAACCGCACCTTTGCCCGGCTGCATGAAATTGTCGATATTCTGCGGAGTCCCGAGGGCTGTCCCTGGGACCGTGAGCAGACACATGAATCCTTGCGCAAAAATCTGATCGAAGAGACCTATGAGGTGCTGGAGACGATTGACGAGGATGACCCGGACCATATGAAGGAAGAGCTGGGCGACCTGCTGCTCCAGATTATGCTTCACTCCCAGATGGAAGAGGAACTGGGGACCTTCAGTGTCTACGATGTCATTGAGGGGCTGAATGAGAAGCTGTTGTTCCGCCACCCGCATGTCTTCGGCGACCAGGCGGCCGGCGATGCCGAGGAGGCGCTGCAGAACTGGGAAGGGATGAAGGCCGAGGAGAAGCGGCGCAAAGGCGTGAAGCCCGAAGCTTTGTCCGCACTCAGCGGGGTTCCGAGGGATCTGCCGGCACTGATGAAGGCGTACAAGCTGCAGAAGAAGGCATCCAAGGTCGGATTCGACTGGGATAATACAAGCGATGTACTGGCAAAGATCCGCGAGGAGATAGACGAGCTTCAGGAGGCGATTGAGACGGGACAGTCCGCCGAGGAGCAGATGCTGGAGCTGGGCGATCTGCTGTTCGCAGCCACCAATGCGGCCCGCTTCATCGGAGCCGATCCGGAAGAAGCGCTGACCCGTACCAACCGCAAGTTCGTAGCCCGGTTCGAGTATATTGAGCAGCGTCTGCGCGATCAGGGGGTCCGGCTGGAGGACAGCTCGCTCGAAGAGATGGAAGCCCTCTGGCAGGAAGCCAAGGCGGAAGAGCGGAAGCAATAG
- the yabQ gene encoding spore cortex biosynthesis protein YabQ: protein MNPSVQWITLLYMILSGIAMGLAYDSYRVLSQKLRFPNWLNALLDLLYWIGAALLVFRMLYAGNQGQLRFYVVLGLFLGVWIYFLIFSITVQRFVVRLIQSVQYVCRMLWRFITIVIGGPILWLWRLVKGTVLLLGRVLLYIFKLLLRLTKPIWVLPVRWASPYASRFVHSARIVRITEWISGWRKR, encoded by the coding sequence ATGAATCCCTCCGTTCAATGGATCACCCTGCTCTATATGATTCTGTCCGGCATTGCCATGGGACTGGCCTATGACAGCTACCGGGTGCTGTCGCAGAAGCTGAGATTTCCCAATTGGCTGAATGCGCTGCTGGATTTGCTGTATTGGATAGGGGCGGCCCTGCTGGTCTTTCGCATGCTTTATGCCGGAAACCAGGGACAATTGAGGTTTTATGTCGTTCTTGGCCTCTTTCTAGGTGTATGGATCTATTTTTTGATCTTCAGTATTACGGTGCAGCGTTTTGTGGTAAGGTTAATTCAGTCAGTTCAGTATGTATGCAGGATGCTATGGCGGTTCATTACCATAGTCATCGGAGGTCCGATTCTCTGGCTGTGGCGCCTGGTTAAGGGAACAGTACTGCTGCTCGGCCGGGTCCTTCTTTATATTTTTAAGCTGCTGCTGCGTCTAACCAAGCCAATCTGGGTACTTCCTGTAAGGTGGGCCTCTCCGTATGCATCCCGGTTCGTTCATAGCGCCCGGATCGTGAGGATCACCGAGTGGATATCAGGGTGGCGGAAGCGCTGA
- a CDS encoding putative polysaccharide biosynthesis protein: protein MTSNTQGSKLLQGAFILSAAAIFSKLIGTLQKIPLQNLGGDAAFGIYNTVYPLYTILVTVAMLGLPAAISRFVAEASVEQDLQKGRRVLLLSAGITAASGLLLGILVYAGAPLIAVWVGSSHIVPALRSSAWGLAVVPLMAALRGYFQGLHNMMPTAVSQVVEQSVRVAVMIALLLYLTGAGADAAGIAAGAMLGPAGGGIAGLGVMLLYWRSHRRGLQDRLPQAPLQNRTASAVRSAKQGIPARELLAYGLPVMLGALAVPLIGLVDVFTVPRLLAGSGSSETGAMAQFGIYNRGLPLVQIVTMLATSLSVVFIPALAEAKYQRDEALIRTRITLSLRWFWLLGLAASVGLAVLAEPVNTALYGDAAGSGAMTWLAFTAAGGTVSIISAALLQGLGAVRAPALHLLAAAALKAALNLLLIPQQGITGAAIAGVAAHLFAAALNVLLLYRQGHLRLRAADVLLKPAALLAGLGLAAAAVSHGAAWAADAAGFGGGRTAALAQSLLGVLAGCAVFALGAVALRLLSESELRQLPGFGPRLADKLKKLRLFP, encoded by the coding sequence ATGACATCCAATACTCAAGGCTCGAAGCTGCTGCAAGGCGCTTTTATTCTTAGTGCGGCAGCTATTTTCTCGAAACTGATCGGTACGCTGCAGAAGATACCGCTGCAGAATCTGGGCGGCGACGCCGCGTTCGGCATCTATAATACGGTCTATCCGTTGTATACGATCCTGGTCACGGTGGCGATGCTCGGACTGCCTGCCGCTATCTCGCGGTTCGTGGCCGAGGCTTCGGTGGAACAGGACCTGCAGAAGGGGCGGAGGGTGCTGCTGCTATCAGCCGGAATTACGGCGGCCAGCGGCCTTCTGCTCGGGATTCTGGTCTACGCCGGGGCTCCGCTCATTGCGGTATGGGTCGGCAGCTCCCATATTGTCCCCGCTCTGCGCAGCAGCGCCTGGGGACTGGCGGTGGTGCCGCTGATGGCTGCGCTGCGCGGCTACTTCCAGGGACTGCATAATATGATGCCGACTGCCGTGTCGCAGGTGGTCGAGCAGTCGGTACGCGTGGCGGTCATGATCGCGCTTCTTCTGTATCTGACGGGCGCTGGCGCAGATGCAGCAGGAATCGCTGCCGGTGCGATGCTGGGTCCAGCCGGGGGCGGGATCGCCGGTCTCGGCGTGATGCTGCTGTATTGGCGCAGCCACCGCCGGGGCTTGCAGGACAGGCTGCCTCAAGCTCCGCTTCAGAACAGAACGGCATCGGCCGTACGAAGTGCTAAGCAGGGCATTCCTGCCCGCGAGCTGTTAGCCTATGGCCTCCCGGTGATGCTTGGTGCGCTGGCTGTTCCGTTAATCGGACTGGTCGATGTCTTCACAGTTCCCCGTCTGCTGGCGGGGAGCGGGAGCAGCGAGACGGGGGCGATGGCTCAGTTCGGCATCTATAACCGCGGGCTGCCGCTCGTGCAGATCGTAACGATGCTGGCGACCTCGCTCTCGGTCGTCTTCATCCCGGCGCTGGCCGAAGCGAAGTACCAGCGGGATGAGGCCTTGATCCGCACGCGAATCACGCTGTCGCTGCGCTGGTTCTGGCTCCTCGGGCTGGCCGCCTCCGTAGGCCTGGCCGTGCTTGCAGAGCCGGTGAATACGGCTCTGTACGGGGACGCCGCCGGCAGCGGCGCGATGACCTGGCTGGCCTTCACCGCCGCGGGCGGCACGGTCAGCATCATCTCCGCCGCGCTGCTGCAAGGCCTGGGCGCCGTGCGCGCGCCGGCGCTGCATCTCTTGGCCGCCGCTGCGCTGAAGGCGGCCCTCAACCTGCTGCTGATCCCGCAGCAGGGCATTACCGGTGCGGCCATCGCTGGCGTGGCCGCACATCTCTTCGCAGCAGCGCTGAACGTGCTGCTGCTCTACCGGCAGGGACATCTGCGGCTGCGCGCCGCAGATGTCCTGCTGAAGCCCGCGGCGCTGCTCGCGGGCCTGGGGCTGGCCGCCGCAGCCGTGAGCCACGGCGCAGCCTGGGCGGCAGACGCCGCCGGCTTCGGCGGCGGGCGGACCGCGGCCCTGGCGCAGAGCCTGCTCGGCGTGCTCGCAGGCTGCGCCGTCTTCGCACTCGGCGCAGTGGCGCTGCGGCTGCTCAGCGAGAGCGAGCTGCGCCAGCTTCCGGGCTTCGGCCCCCGCTTAGCGGACAAGCTGAAGAAGCTGCGCCTGTTCCCATAA
- the yabP gene encoding sporulation protein YabP, translated as MIEPAKVNKQHDLHMRSRKQIELTGVQNVESFDSEEFLLSTELGELTIRGTHLHIKNLSLENGMLSLEGNVHSLIYLDPGAQGKNKGILRKLFK; from the coding sequence ATGATCGAGCCAGCCAAAGTCAACAAACAGCATGATCTGCACATGCGCAGCCGCAAGCAGATTGAGCTTACCGGTGTGCAGAATGTGGAGAGTTTTGACAGTGAAGAGTTTCTGCTGAGTACAGAACTTGGTGAGCTGACCATTCGGGGGACTCATTTACATATCAAGAATTTAAGTCTGGAGAATGGAATGCTGTCCCTTGAAGGCAATGTTCATTCCCTGATTTATCTGGACCCCGGGGCGCAGGGCAAAAATAAAGGGATTCTCCGCAAGCTGTTTAAATGA
- a CDS encoding RNA-binding S4 domain-containing protein, with the protein MRLDKFLKVSRLIKRRTVAKDVSEQGRVLINGRESKPSSTVKIGDEITVQFGQKLVTVKVEKLVETTRKDEAAGMYTLLREEPVAKSTGLDW; encoded by the coding sequence ATGCGTCTGGACAAGTTCCTGAAGGTCTCCCGTCTGATCAAGCGCCGCACCGTGGCCAAGGATGTGTCCGAACAGGGCCGGGTGTTGATCAATGGACGGGAGTCCAAACCGAGCAGCACGGTGAAGATCGGTGACGAGATTACCGTGCAGTTCGGCCAAAAGCTTGTGACGGTCAAAGTGGAAAAGCTGGTGGAAACGACCCGCAAGGATGAGGCCGCCGGAATGTATACCCTGCTCCGTGAAGAGCCGGTTGCCAAAAGCACGGGACTCGACTGGTAG
- a CDS encoding IS3 family transposase (programmed frameshift), whose translation MGNLNRTLFTEDSIRRLEKNPNVQRVSETNISYTAEFKLSAVKAYNEGTPPSEIFLRAGFDLDLIGSKKPKHSLKRWRDSFAKYGELGLLEERRGKGSAGRKPASPLSADEELKRAKAKIKLLEAEVGLSKKARSARTEQRKTLTPSERYEIIYHTLRAHGLNRMTRYLCEVAAVSTSGYYRWLGSEQRRQLRTADDERDLVLIKQHFDALQGRAGALVIKMRLEHLSGVTMNHKKIRRLMRKFNLVAAIRQANPYRKMAKATQEHQTCANLLKRQFDQKEPEKVFLTDITYLRYGNGQWAYLSCVKDGATRQILADCVAGTLELPLVEKTIRRLLERLDENLHPEAIFHSDQGMHYTHPKTRLQMEQAGFQQSMSRKGNCWDNASMESFFGHMKDEMSVRDCQNLTEVRARVSEYIAYYNSERYQWTLKKMTPDEFRSHLLAS comes from the exons GTGGGAAACTTAAATCGAACCCTATTTACGGAAGATAGCATCAGAAGATTAGAGAAGAATCCAAATGTTCAGCGAGTATCCGAGACGAATATTTCGTATACTGCTGAGTTTAAGTTGTCGGCAGTGAAGGCCTACAACGAGGGGACACCCCCGTCAGAAATATTTCTTAGGGCGGGCTTTGACCTGGATCTCATCGGTTCTAAAAAACCAAAGCATAGTTTGAAACGCTGGAGAGATAGCTTTGCTAAATATGGTGAACTTGGACTACTGGAAGAACGGCGTGGCAAAGGCAGCGCTGGGCGAAAGCCTGCAAGTCCCTTGTCTGCTGACGAAGAACTGAAGCGCGCAAAGGCGAAGATCAAATTACTAGAAGCTGAGGTCG GACTTTCTAAAAAAGCTCGAAGCGCTCGAACGGAACAAAGGAAGACCTTAACCCCTTCGGAGCGCTACGAGATCATTTATCACACCCTGAGAGCCCATGGACTCAACCGCATGACGCGTTATCTCTGTGAAGTCGCCGCCGTGAGCACCAGTGGCTATTACAGATGGCTGGGCTCCGAGCAAAGACGCCAACTTCGTACAGCCGACGACGAGCGTGACCTTGTTCTCATTAAGCAACACTTCGACGCCTTACAAGGAAGAGCTGGCGCTTTGGTGATTAAGATGCGTTTGGAGCATCTCAGCGGGGTCACCATGAACCACAAGAAGATTCGCCGATTAATGCGTAAGTTTAACCTTGTCGCGGCCATACGGCAAGCGAACCCGTACCGTAAGATGGCAAAGGCTACGCAGGAGCATCAGACCTGTGCCAATTTACTGAAACGCCAATTTGACCAGAAAGAGCCGGAGAAAGTCTTTCTAACCGATATCACGTACCTGCGGTACGGAAACGGACAGTGGGCTTATCTATCGTGCGTAAAAGATGGAGCAACAAGACAAATTCTTGCCGACTGTGTAGCAGGGACACTAGAGTTACCACTCGTTGAAAAGACCATTCGGCGCCTGCTGGAACGGCTGGATGAAAACCTTCATCCAGAAGCCATTTTCCACTCCGATCAGGGCATGCACTACACGCATCCTAAAACTCGTCTCCAAATGGAGCAGGCAGGTTTTCAACAGTCCATGTCCCGTAAAGGGAACTGTTGGGACAATGCATCAATGGAGTCATTCTTTGGGCACATGAAAGATGAAATGAGCGTTCGAGATTGTCAGAATCTTACGGAAGTCAGGGCTCGTGTTTCGGAATATATTGCCTACTATAACTCCGAGCGATACCAATGGACATTAAAAAAGATGACTCCTGACGAATTCAGAAGTCATCTCCTTGCGAGCTAG